The genomic stretch CCTTACGCGAGATCGAGGATCGCCGCATCGGCATTCAAACGGTGTCGCTGTCGGTTTCGACCGGGTTCACCACCCACTGGATGATGCCGCGCATGGCAGATTTCAAAAAGGAGTTTCCGGCTGTCGATCTGCGTTTTCAGCTGGTCATGGGCGCGCTCGCGGGGCCGGTGAACGATGTGGATCTCGGAATGCGCTTCGTCGGTGGATCGGACGAGCGACATGAGGCCGTCTTCATCATGCCGGAAATCCTCATCCCCATCTGTAGCCCCTCCTACAGAGAAAGCCATGGTTCGGAGGCAACCGATGTGAAGCGGATGCCCGACACCACGATCAATCTGAGTGACGCGCAGCCGAACTGGTCCAGTTTATTCTCCCCACTGAACGAGGGTGACGCTGTCAATTCGATGATTTTTTCCGACTATGCCATCGTCGTTCAGGCCGCATTGCTCGGGCAGGGCGTGGCGCTCGGTTGGCTGAACGTCATTGCCCACTGGCTTCGGACGCAGGCTCTGGTGCCGGCGCGCGAGCAGCTCATGATTACGGGCCGCCAGTGCCATCTCGTCCGCCTGCGCGACAAACCCGCACGCCCAATCGTTACGCAGGTAAGGGACTGGATGATTGGCGAACTGAATGCCGACATTGTAGCGGTTGATGCGCTTTATCCAACGCTTGGGCTAAAGTCGGCAGGCCGTTCAAAATCCACCGAGTGATCCGCCCACATGCATAGATTGCAGCATTCGCTTTTGAAGGTTCGCTCATTTCTATAAGCCTGCCTAAAAGACTGGCGCTCAGGCGAAATCCATTTAAGCGAGCATTGCCGCGCTCTCGATCGTTCAACGCCACGCCGGTCCGGGACGATCTGCGGGTAGATGGCGACAAAAGGCCGGCTATGATCTGGGTGACGGCGGGTTCAATGCGACTCTTCGCGACTATGCTCGTTTCGCCCTGCTGCATCTTCGCGGCGGCGAGATCGATGGCCGGCGTATCGTGTCGACCGAGTGGATTGCCGGGACACGGTTCGGTGCTGACCCGACACTCTTCGGCGGCGTCTATCAAGAGGTTCTACCCGCCGGGGCATATCACAACCAGTTCTGGATCGAAGATACCGCACGCGGCGTCTATATGGCCCGCGGCGTCTTCGGACAACTGATCTACATCGACCCGGTGGCGGATTTCGCGGCGGTTGTCCTGTCGAGCTGGCCGGAATTCGTCAGCTCGACGAGGATGCGGACAGCGCTGGCGGCGGTCAGGGCTATCCGAGGGGCGCTGTCGTCGTAGCGAGCGGGCTATTCCCCGTTCGGGTCCGCAGCCGCGCTGGCTGCCCGGGATCGTCCAGACGCGGAGCGTGTGACATGGGACACGCCGATGTGGTCGGCCATGGCCAGTTCGTGCTGGCGCGGCTGAGGGATCGACCCCATCAAGCGAAAGAAAGCTGCCGAAAAGCGGCAAATTGAACTCGAGCAGCCTCCCAAGGCGCCGATGCTCTAGCTTGATGACTGTTCACGCGACTATGGGTAATCATTGTCACCTGCTCTAGATGACCACCTTCAGGTGACTCGATAGCACCAAACCTGCCGCCCCTCGCAGTGCCGTGTGGCCCTCGCCAATACCGTTCACTGTGATGGAAATTTCCTGGTTTGGTCTCATCATCACCAGTTGTTCGACGTGCTGCCTGACACGCTCTGCAGCCATTTGGCCGCCGCCCGCGACGTCGCCATGAAGGACATAGGAGTTAAGAGATAGCGTCTGCTGCAGGTTGACGATTCCGAAAGCCACATTTCGAGTGTAGCGGTCGAGGAGGGCATCTGCCGCCTTCGACCCGTCGTCCGCCTCTTTCACAAGACGCGCGCATGTAATGTTGCCCGGATCCCGCAACCCCAGTCGGCCAGCCTCTCGTCGTAGCCAAGGCAAGGCAGCCACCGTTTCCCAGCAGCCGCGTTTACCGCAATTGCAGGCCTCGCCATCGATTTGAACGACGGAATGGCCAAGTTCGCCGCCAGAGCCGGCAAGCCCACGATAGACCTTCCCCTCGATATAGAACGCTCCTCCCAGAACCTCCCCGGTGTAGATCGCCGCGAAGGTCTGCAGTCCGCGCCCAGGTCCAAACCATCGGTCGCCGACAAGCAAGGCCCGGGGGTGGTGATCAATGACGACTGGTAGCGAGAAATGTTCCTGCAACAGGTCTACCAGGGGCAGTCCCGTCAAAACAGGCGCGAGATTTACGGCAAGGATAACGCCATTGTCACTGTCGATCATTCCCGCCGAGGCAACACCAATCCCAAACGGTGCCTGAGGGGCTTGAGAAAGCGTCGACGAAAGCGTTTCCCTCATTACCGACAGGAAGGCATCCCTGTCGCCAAGCGGATCGAATTCGGTTTTCATATGCGCCTTGATTTCCCCGGTCAGCGTTACAAGGCACGTCTGGATCTTACCGGGAAGAAGGAGCACCGCTCCGAGCATGGGAGCATCAGGATTGAAGAAAAGCGGGCGGGCAGGCTTGCCCCCTTTGACGTCCGAAGGGGCTGCGTCCCCTTCTACCAGGAGTTTCTCCTCAATCATCGGCTGAACGATGCCGGTTATCGTCGTACGGTTCACCCCCGCGAGGCGCGCCAGGTCCACGCGGCTTTTGGGCCCATTGTCATACAAAGCCTGCAACACGCGCCCGCGATTGATGGCACCGAGAGTCAATTGCGAGATAAGGGTCACGTTGGTGCCAGCCTCGCCAGGCGCAACGTCTTTGGTGGAGAGCGTGCGGCGGCCTAACGAGTAGGAGGGCTGGTTCTCGAATTTCAACTTACATCTCCAGTTTGGCCCGTTGGAC from Mesorhizobium sp. NZP2077 encodes the following:
- a CDS encoding LysR family transcriptional regulator, producing MEKLRRSLPSMNGLFTFEAAARCGNFSRAAQELNVTPAAVSRMVARLEEHLETTLFVRQPGGVGLTESGRLLFDAIARGFSVIENALREIEDRRIGIQTVSLSVSTGFTTHWMMPRMADFKKEFPAVDLRFQLVMGALAGPVNDVDLGMRFVGGSDERHEAVFIMPEILIPICSPSYRESHGSEATDVKRMPDTTINLSDAQPNWSSLFSPLNEGDAVNSMIFSDYAIVVQAALLGQGVALGWLNVIAHWLRTQALVPAREQLMITGRQCHLVRLRDKPARPIVTQVRDWMIGELNADIVAVDALYPTLGLKSAGRSKSTE
- a CDS encoding ROK family transcriptional regulator — translated: MKFENQPSYSLGRRTLSTKDVAPGEAGTNVTLISQLTLGAINRGRVLQALYDNGPKSRVDLARLAGVNRTTITGIVQPMIEEKLLVEGDAAPSDVKGGKPARPLFFNPDAPMLGAVLLLPGKIQTCLVTLTGEIKAHMKTEFDPLGDRDAFLSVMRETLSSTLSQAPQAPFGIGVASAGMIDSDNGVILAVNLAPVLTGLPLVDLLQEHFSLPVVIDHHPRALLVGDRWFGPGRGLQTFAAIYTGEVLGGAFYIEGKVYRGLAGSGGELGHSVVQIDGEACNCGKRGCWETVAALPWLRREAGRLGLRDPGNITCARLVKEADDGSKAADALLDRYTRNVAFGIVNLQQTLSLNSYVLHGDVAGGGQMAAERVRQHVEQLVMMRPNQEISITVNGIGEGHTALRGAAGLVLSSHLKVVI
- a CDS encoding serine hydrolase, producing the protein MVQRHAGPGRSAGRWRQKAGYDLGDGGFNATLRDYARFALLHLRGGEIDGRRIVSTEWIAGTRFGADPTLFGGVYQEVLPAGAYHNQFWIEDTARGVYMARGVFGQLIYIDPVADFAAVVLSSWPEFVSSTRMRTALAAVRAIRGALSS